The genome window AGGCCTTTCGTCTGCAGCGCGTCATTTCACGTGATCTGCAGAAGAACAGGAATGACATTTCCCGAACTTCCAATCGTTTCGGCAAGTCTCTGAATCTCACCGGATGCCGGCCTACAACGGTATTCAGCGACATCCGCGGAGGCAAAGCTGCCAGCCTCATCCTGATGGCCAAGCTCAGAGATGATCCGCACTTGTTTGATGTCATCAAGCAAAACAGCCGCCGGCTGCGGGCAAGCCCTGAGCAGATCATGCAGGCGCTCAACTTCGAAATCGAGCCGATGATGAAGGAGCAGATTCTGGCGCTCCGGAAAAAGATCGATCAGCTCGAGGAGTACGACCGAAGCACTTTCGAAAGGCTCCGCCAGCTGCAGGCTCCCTACGAGAAGGACATCCAGCTGCTCATTACCATAACGGGGATTCAGGAACGCTCGGCCCGCATGATTTACGCCGAACTCTGTGCGGATTTGAAGGACCACTTCCCCACGTCAGAGCAGTTTACTTCCTGGCTCGGCATTTGCCCGGGGGACAACACATCTGCCGGCAAACAGAAAAGTGGAAAATGCCCGAAAGGGAACAAACACCTGAGGCGCACGCTGATTGAAGCCGCCAGAGGACTTGTGGTCGGCGGTACCGCTGCGCTGAAGGAAAAATTCCAGGTGCTCAAGATGCGGCGCGGCTACAGGCGTGCCATGGTCGCCTTCGCACACCTGCTCGCACGCATCATTTATTCCGTTCTCACTCATCAGAAAGGCTTTGAGCCTTACCAGTCAACGGCGTTTCGGGACACCTTGATGGAACGAGCAAAGAACGGCGTAAAGCAGTTGCTGAAACTCAAAGGAACGAAATACGTGATCGCTGACGGCCTGGTTGTGGAGACGAAAACGGGTGCGATCCTAGGCGCAGTCGTCAGCAGTTAGCGTAGCTTCAGCAGCCTGAGAAGCAGCAGATACCATGCTGGACGTTCTTGTGAGAACGCCCGCAGGGAAGGTCGCGCGCCGAGGGCTTCCTATCTTTCGTGGAAAAATCGCCCGGATCGGCAGCCGCTGCCGTTCCGGGCGTATTTTTTGGTGCGGACAAGTTTTTTCAAGCGCGCCGGAGCGTGCTTATTGCTTGTCTTCAACCGGGTCGAAGCTGAGCGAAATCTCGCGCGGCATGTCTTCGCCCGCGCCGGGGCGCGGCAATGGATTGCAGCGGCGGATCGCACGGGCAACGGCGGCGTCGTAAGCCGGCCACCCGGAGGGCGTCACGAGCTTCGGCGTCCCCACCTGCTCGCCGGTCGGGAGAAGCTGGAGGCTGTAGACCGCACGATACTGCCCGGGCCGGGTGGTCGAGGGCACGTCGATCGTGATGTTCGGACGAATGCAGCTGCGGACCTGATTGGACCAGGTGGCGAGCGCCGAGCCCGTCAGCGACCGGCGGAAATTCCGGCGGTCACCCGTCGTCGTGCCGGAGCGCTGGGCGTTCGGATCGACCTTGGCCGAAAGACGCGCAAGCTCCTGCTCGCGGAAGCGCTGCGCAACGCGGCGGCGCTCCTCGGCTTCCTCGCGGGCCTTCTTTTCGGCCGCCGCTTTCCTCGCGGCTTCCTCGGCCTGGCGCTTTTCCTCAGCAACGCGAAGCTCTTCGGCGATGCGGCGGGCTTCCGCTTCAGCGGCCTCTCGTTTCTCCTCGGCGATGCGGGCTTCCTCAACCTTACGCTGCTCCTCGGCAATCCGGGCTTCCTCGGCACGGCGCGCTTCCTCGGCCTTCTTCGCTTCCTCTGCCTTGCGGGCGGCTTCAGCGAGGCGCTCCTGAGCGAGACGCTCTTCTTCGAGGCGCCTTTCTTCCTCTAAGGCGCGACGGCGTTCGGCTTCAATCGCCTCCTGACGCATGCGCTCGATTTCCTCGGCGCGTGCGCGCTCCTGAGCAATGCGCTCTTCCTCGGCTCTGCGGGCTTCCATTTCCTCGCGGGCCTGACGCGCGATCGCTTCCTCTTCAAGGCGCTCTGCTTCGCGGGCTTCCTGGGCGGCAAGCTCCTCAGGCGTCGGGCCGGCAGGTTCCGGGGGCGGAGCGGGTTCGGGCTCGGGTTCCGGCTTCGGTTCAGGCTGGTGTTCTGGTTCCGGTTCGGGTTCGGGTTCCGCGGCCTTCTTTTCCGGTGCGTCCGCTTCGTCGCGCCCCGTTTCCTCGGGGAGCTTCTCGGCAACGCCCGACGGGTCGTTTCCGCCCGACACATCCTCGGGCGCCCAGAGTTCGGCATAAACCGTCTCGGGGGCAGTATTCCACTGGAACACGGTGAAGAGGCCCGCAAAGAGAGCGCCATGAACCGCTACAGAGAGAATGGCGGCGGGGAAGCTGTCCCGCCGGTCTTCCCGGCGGAAGCGCTCGCGCGTGATCTCTTCTTCAGTGAGCTTGATCATGGGGCGCGCTCCTATCGCGCGGCGGCGGAACGCTCCACCTTGAGGGAGAGTCCGACGCGCTCGACGTTGGCAGCCTGAAGCGACTTCATGACGTTGACGACATCCTCATAGCGGACGTTCTTGTCGGCCGCAATGACGACAGGGGTCTTGGGGTCGCCTGCCTGCGCCTCGCGCACGGCGGCAACAAGCCCCGGCATGTCCGTGGGCTTCATGTCCTTGCCGGAGCGAAGCGACATCCGCCCGTCCGGATAGACGATGACCTCGACCACCTTTTCCGGCGCATTCGAAGCCTTGTTGACCGAGGGGAGATTCACCACGCTCGGATTTACGAAAGGTGCGGCCACCATCAGAATGACGACGAGCACGAGCATCACGTCGATGTAGGGCACGACGTTGATTTCGGCCATCAGGCCGCGGCGGCGGTTGCTGGAGCGAAGCGGCATGGCAAATCAGCTCCGCGACTGGCGTTCGAGGATGTTGAGGAACTCCTCGCTGAAGCCCTCGACGCGGTTGGAAAGACGCCCCGTGCGGTTGTTGAAGTAGTTGTAGGCGGCAACCGCTGGAATGGCGGCAAAGAGGCCGATCGCCGTGGCGACGAGCGCTTCGGCAATGCCGGGAGCAACGACGGCGAGGCTCGCGTTCTCAAGGCTCGAGAGTCCGGTGAAGGCGTTCATGATGCCCCAGACCGTGCCGAAGAGGCCGATGTAGGGCGAGGTCGAGCCGATCGAGGCGAGAAGCGGAAGCCCCCCTTCGAGATGATCCATTTCACGCGTGAAAACGGCGCGCATGGCGCGCGAGACGCGGTTGACGACGTCGCCTCCTGATGCAGGCGACTGGCGCTGCTTCATGAATTCATTCATG of Sutterella faecalis contains these proteins:
- a CDS encoding IS110 family RNA-guided transposase codes for the protein MSKSNRTDTPLRAARAQISNPEITVHAMYRSAIGIDVHLNLLVCCHQKQVAGHREQSESRDFNTDRASIDAFAAWCRECNPDIILMESTGSLWQSPYEALERAGFTSEQLALINARDAKAAAGRKTDRKDASRLASLARTGNFKKSFVPEKAFRLQRVISRDLQKNRNDISRTSNRFGKSLNLTGCRPTTVFSDIRGGKAASLILMAKLRDDPHLFDVIKQNSRRLRASPEQIMQALNFEIEPMMKEQILALRKKIDQLEEYDRSTFERLRQLQAPYEKDIQLLITITGIQERSARMIYAELCADLKDHFPTSEQFTSWLGICPGDNTSAGKQKSGKCPKGNKHLRRTLIEAARGLVVGGTAALKEKFQVLKMRRGYRRAMVAFAHLLARIIYSVLTHQKGFEPYQSTAFRDTLMERAKNGVKQLLKLKGTKYVIADGLVVETKTGAILGAVVSS
- the tolA gene encoding cell envelope integrity protein TolA; the encoded protein is MIKLTEEEITRERFRREDRRDSFPAAILSVAVHGALFAGLFTVFQWNTAPETVYAELWAPEDVSGGNDPSGVAEKLPEETGRDEADAPEKKAAEPEPEPEPEHQPEPKPEPEPEPAPPPEPAGPTPEELAAQEAREAERLEEEAIARQAREEMEARRAEEERIAQERARAEEIERMRQEAIEAERRRALEEERRLEEERLAQERLAEAARKAEEAKKAEEARRAEEARIAEEQRKVEEARIAEEKREAAEAEARRIAEELRVAEEKRQAEEAARKAAAEKKAREEAEERRRVAQRFREQELARLSAKVDPNAQRSGTTTGDRRNFRRSLTGSALATWSNQVRSCIRPNITIDVPSTTRPGQYRAVYSLQLLPTGEQVGTPKLVTPSGWPAYDAAVARAIRRCNPLPRPGAGEDMPREISLSFDPVEDKQ
- a CDS encoding ExbD/TolR family protein, coding for MPLRSSNRRRGLMAEINVVPYIDVMLVLVVILMVAAPFVNPSVVNLPSVNKASNAPEKVVEVIVYPDGRMSLRSGKDMKPTDMPGLVAAVREAQAGDPKTPVVIAADKNVRYEDVVNVMKSLQAANVERVGLSLKVERSAAAR
- the tolQ gene encoding protein TolQ, which translates into the protein MNATADLSILTLISNASIVVKIVLAILIVLSLASWTVIFRKFFAITRATRQTDDFESRFWSGTELTKLLETANRSRDTAGMEERIFAAGMNEFMKQRQSPASGGDVVNRVSRAMRAVFTREMDHLEGGLPLLASIGSTSPYIGLFGTVWGIMNAFTGLSSLENASLAVVAPGIAEALVATAIGLFAAIPAVAAYNYFNNRTGRLSNRVEGFSEEFLNILERQSRS